A single window of Dermacentor albipictus isolate Rhodes 1998 colony chromosome 1, USDA_Dalb.pri_finalv2, whole genome shotgun sequence DNA harbors:
- the LOC135921951 gene encoding palmitoyltransferase ZDHHC7 isoform X4: MAMRIDCPLRRSHRVAQAGPVLPMAMQDRVSPATDDRVHCCGRRFWFVRDICGIICAVMTWLLVLYAQYVVVGVILLPSLYTYYGAFHLLLFELLAFLAVFSHVRTMVTDPGAVPRGTATREAVEQLGLREGRLVYKCPKCSCLKPERAHHCSVCQRCIRKMDHHCPWVNNCIGENNQKFFVLFTLYIAVISCHAFFLAVNHFVGCINSEWSSVGSPWDSSFFNRMLSWLPSGHGHPAHLAHLRGTAVCHFHPGHVCLPAASHLE, from the exons TCCATTGCGACGTAGCCACCGTGTGGCACAGGCAGGACCTGTGCTGCCCATGGCCATGCAGGACCGTGTGTCACCAGCAACAGACGATAGAGTACACTGCTGTGGTCGGCGGTTTTGGTTTGTGCGAGACATCTGTGGCATCATCTGTGCTGTCATGACATGGCTGTTGGTGCTGTATGCCCAGTATGTGGTGGTAGGCGTTATACTCTTGCCATCACTCTACACCTACTATGGTGCCTTTCACTTACTGCTCTTTGAGCTGCTGGCCTTTCTGGCTGTCTTCTCGCACGTACGCACCATGGTGACAGATCCA GGTGCGGTGCCTCGGGGCACAGCCACACGCGAGGCTGTGGAGCAACTGGGCCTGAGGGAGGGTCGGCTAGTTTACAAGTGTCCCAAGTGCAGCTGCCTCAAGCCCGAGCGGGCTCACCATTGCAGTGTGTGCCAGCGGTGCATCCGCAAGATGGACCATCACTGCCCTTGGGTCAACAACTGCATTGGCGAGAACAACCAGAAGTTCTTCGTCCTCTTCACT ttgtacatagCAGTGATCTCCTGCCATGCATTTTTCCTGGCGGTCAACCATTTTGTTGGGTGCATCAACAGCGAATGGAGCAGTG TTGGAAGCCCGTGGGATTCCTCATTCTTCAACAGGATGCTCAGCTGGCTCCCCAGCGGTCACGGTCATCCTGCTCATCTTGCTCATCTTCGAGGCACTGCTGTTTGCCATTTTCACCCTGGTCATGTTTGCCTCCCAGCTGCAAGCCATCTGGAATGA
- the LOC135921951 gene encoding palmitoyltransferase ZDHHC3 isoform X1 produces the protein MAMRIDCPLRRSHRVAQAGPVLPMAMQDRVSPATDDRVHCCGRRFWFVRDICGIICAVMTWLLVLYAQYVVVGVILLPSLYTYYGAFHLLLFELLAFLAVFSHVRTMVTDPGAVPRGTATREAVEQLGLREGRLVYKCPKCSCLKPERAHHCSVCQRCIRKMDHHCPWVNNCIGENNQKFFVLFTLYIAVISCHAFFLAVNHFVGCINSEWSTRGIPHSSTGCSAGSPAVTVILLILLIFEALLFAIFTLVMFASQLQAIWNDETGIEQLKKEVARWQKRSPWRSMRAVFGRFSLSWFSPFTSAGDAPLLPGYLYAV, from the exons TCCATTGCGACGTAGCCACCGTGTGGCACAGGCAGGACCTGTGCTGCCCATGGCCATGCAGGACCGTGTGTCACCAGCAACAGACGATAGAGTACACTGCTGTGGTCGGCGGTTTTGGTTTGTGCGAGACATCTGTGGCATCATCTGTGCTGTCATGACATGGCTGTTGGTGCTGTATGCCCAGTATGTGGTGGTAGGCGTTATACTCTTGCCATCACTCTACACCTACTATGGTGCCTTTCACTTACTGCTCTTTGAGCTGCTGGCCTTTCTGGCTGTCTTCTCGCACGTACGCACCATGGTGACAGATCCA GGTGCGGTGCCTCGGGGCACAGCCACACGCGAGGCTGTGGAGCAACTGGGCCTGAGGGAGGGTCGGCTAGTTTACAAGTGTCCCAAGTGCAGCTGCCTCAAGCCCGAGCGGGCTCACCATTGCAGTGTGTGCCAGCGGTGCATCCGCAAGATGGACCATCACTGCCCTTGGGTCAACAACTGCATTGGCGAGAACAACCAGAAGTTCTTCGTCCTCTTCACT ttgtacatagCAGTGATCTCCTGCCATGCATTTTTCCTGGCGGTCAACCATTTTGTTGGGTGCATCAACAGCGAATGGAGCA CCCGTGGGATTCCTCATTCTTCAACAGGATGCTCAGCTGGCTCCCCAGCGGTCACGGTCATCCTGCTCATCTTGCTCATCTTCGAGGCACTGCTGTTTGCCATTTTCACCCTGGTCATGTTTGCCTCCCAGCTGCAAGCCATCTGGAATGATGAGACG GGCATAGAGCAGCTGAAGAAGGAAGTGGCCAGATGGCAGAAACGCTCTCCATGGCGGAGCATGCGGGCTGTCTTTGGGCGCTTCTCTCTCTCCTGGTTCTCTCCCTTCACATCTGCTGGAGACGCACCTCTGCTCCCAGGTTACCTTTATGCTGTATAG
- the LOC135921951 gene encoding palmitoyltransferase ZDHHC3 isoform X2, whose protein sequence is MAMRIDCPLRRSHRVAQAGPVLPMAMQDRVSPATDDRVHCCGRRFWFVRDICGIICAVMTWLLVLYAQYVVVGVILLPSLYTYYGAFHLLLFELLAFLAVFSHVRTMVTDPGAVPRGTATREAVEQLGLREGRLVYKCPKCSCLKPERAHHCSVCQRCIRKMDHHCPWVNNCIGENNQKFFVLFTLYIAVISCHAFFLAVNHFVGCINSEWSRCSAGSPAVTVILLILLIFEALLFAIFTLVMFASQLQAIWNDETGIEQLKKEVARWQKRSPWRSMRAVFGRFSLSWFSPFTSAGDAPLLPGYLYAV, encoded by the exons TCCATTGCGACGTAGCCACCGTGTGGCACAGGCAGGACCTGTGCTGCCCATGGCCATGCAGGACCGTGTGTCACCAGCAACAGACGATAGAGTACACTGCTGTGGTCGGCGGTTTTGGTTTGTGCGAGACATCTGTGGCATCATCTGTGCTGTCATGACATGGCTGTTGGTGCTGTATGCCCAGTATGTGGTGGTAGGCGTTATACTCTTGCCATCACTCTACACCTACTATGGTGCCTTTCACTTACTGCTCTTTGAGCTGCTGGCCTTTCTGGCTGTCTTCTCGCACGTACGCACCATGGTGACAGATCCA GGTGCGGTGCCTCGGGGCACAGCCACACGCGAGGCTGTGGAGCAACTGGGCCTGAGGGAGGGTCGGCTAGTTTACAAGTGTCCCAAGTGCAGCTGCCTCAAGCCCGAGCGGGCTCACCATTGCAGTGTGTGCCAGCGGTGCATCCGCAAGATGGACCATCACTGCCCTTGGGTCAACAACTGCATTGGCGAGAACAACCAGAAGTTCTTCGTCCTCTTCACT ttgtacatagCAGTGATCTCCTGCCATGCATTTTTCCTGGCGGTCAACCATTTTGTTGGGTGCATCAACAGCGAATGGAGCA GATGCTCAGCTGGCTCCCCAGCGGTCACGGTCATCCTGCTCATCTTGCTCATCTTCGAGGCACTGCTGTTTGCCATTTTCACCCTGGTCATGTTTGCCTCCCAGCTGCAAGCCATCTGGAATGATGAGACG GGCATAGAGCAGCTGAAGAAGGAAGTGGCCAGATGGCAGAAACGCTCTCCATGGCGGAGCATGCGGGCTGTCTTTGGGCGCTTCTCTCTCTCCTGGTTCTCTCCCTTCACATCTGCTGGAGACGCACCTCTGCTCCCAGGTTACCTTTATGCTGTATAG
- the LOC135921951 gene encoding palmitoyltransferase ZDHHC3 isoform X3 gives MAMQDRVSPATDDRVHCCGRRFWFVRDICGIICAVMTWLLVLYAQYVVVGVILLPSLYTYYGAFHLLLFELLAFLAVFSHVRTMVTDPGAVPRGTATREAVEQLGLREGRLVYKCPKCSCLKPERAHHCSVCQRCIRKMDHHCPWVNNCIGENNQKFFVLFTLYIAVISCHAFFLAVNHFVGCINSEWSTRGIPHSSTGCSAGSPAVTVILLILLIFEALLFAIFTLVMFASQLQAIWNDETGIEQLKKEVARWQKRSPWRSMRAVFGRFSLSWFSPFTSAGDAPLLPGYLYAV, from the exons ATGGCCATGCAGGACCGTGTGTCACCAGCAACAGACGATAGAGTACACTGCTGTGGTCGGCGGTTTTGGTTTGTGCGAGACATCTGTGGCATCATCTGTGCTGTCATGACATGGCTGTTGGTGCTGTATGCCCAGTATGTGGTGGTAGGCGTTATACTCTTGCCATCACTCTACACCTACTATGGTGCCTTTCACTTACTGCTCTTTGAGCTGCTGGCCTTTCTGGCTGTCTTCTCGCACGTACGCACCATGGTGACAGATCCA GGTGCGGTGCCTCGGGGCACAGCCACACGCGAGGCTGTGGAGCAACTGGGCCTGAGGGAGGGTCGGCTAGTTTACAAGTGTCCCAAGTGCAGCTGCCTCAAGCCCGAGCGGGCTCACCATTGCAGTGTGTGCCAGCGGTGCATCCGCAAGATGGACCATCACTGCCCTTGGGTCAACAACTGCATTGGCGAGAACAACCAGAAGTTCTTCGTCCTCTTCACT ttgtacatagCAGTGATCTCCTGCCATGCATTTTTCCTGGCGGTCAACCATTTTGTTGGGTGCATCAACAGCGAATGGAGCA CCCGTGGGATTCCTCATTCTTCAACAGGATGCTCAGCTGGCTCCCCAGCGGTCACGGTCATCCTGCTCATCTTGCTCATCTTCGAGGCACTGCTGTTTGCCATTTTCACCCTGGTCATGTTTGCCTCCCAGCTGCAAGCCATCTGGAATGATGAGACG GGCATAGAGCAGCTGAAGAAGGAAGTGGCCAGATGGCAGAAACGCTCTCCATGGCGGAGCATGCGGGCTGTCTTTGGGCGCTTCTCTCTCTCCTGGTTCTCTCCCTTCACATCTGCTGGAGACGCACCTCTGCTCCCAGGTTACCTTTATGCTGTATAG